One genomic segment of Helicobacter enhydrae includes these proteins:
- the fliP gene encoding flagellar type III secretion system pore protein FliP (The bacterial flagellar biogenesis protein FliP forms a type III secretion system (T3SS)-type pore required for flagellar assembly.), which translates to MFVLLAYGADPVVPTVNLSLSAPNEPKELVNTLNIVIVMTLLVLAPSLILVMTSFTRILIVFAFLRTALGTQQSPPTQILVSLALILTFFIMEPTAKKAYDAGIAPYIDKKISYDVAFEQGVKPFKEFMMHNTREKDLALFYRIRKLENPNSVDDVPLTTLIPAFMISELKTAFQIGFLLYLPFLVIDMVVSSILMAMGMMMLPPVMISLPFKILIFVLVDGFNLLVGNLVAGFK; encoded by the coding sequence ATGTTTGTATTGTTGGCGTATGGGGCAGATCCTGTCGTGCCAACCGTCAATCTTTCTTTGTCTGCACCAAATGAACCAAAAGAATTAGTCAATACTCTCAACATTGTCATCGTGATGACTTTGCTTGTGTTGGCTCCGTCATTGATACTTGTGATGACAAGCTTTACGCGAATCTTAATTGTTTTTGCCTTTTTACGCACGGCTCTTGGGACGCAGCAAAGCCCACCTACACAAATCCTTGTGAGCTTGGCATTGATTCTGACTTTTTTTATTATGGAGCCGACAGCCAAAAAGGCTTATGATGCAGGGATTGCCCCCTACATTGACAAAAAAATCTCTTATGATGTGGCTTTTGAACAAGGAGTGAAGCCTTTCAAAGAGTTTATGATGCACAATACGAGAGAAAAAGATTTGGCATTGTTTTATCGTATTCGCAAACTTGAAAATCCAAATAGCGTCGATGATGTTCCTCTCACGACTTTGATTCCAGCTTTTATGATTAGTGAGCTTAAAACAGCCTTTCAGATTGGCTTTTTGCTCTATCTGCCATTTTTGGTGATTGATATGGTGGTGAGCTCGATTCTGATGGCGATGGGTATGATGATGTTGCCACCTGTGATGATTTCTCTTCCGTTTAAGATACTGATTTTTGTGCTTGTAGATGGGTTTAATTTGTTGGTAGGCAATTTAGTTGCGGGATTTAAATAG
- a CDS encoding AbgT family transporter: MKTQKTSFVDILRKMGDYVPSAVVLFACLIALLLVASCVASFFELSVADPRKPDARIAIINLLSLKEWVHIATNLVSNFSAFPPLGTVLVAMLGVGIAEQSGFLSAVIRAMVVNAPKKLITLAVVFAGIMSNLASDVGYVVLIPLAGMVFYSVGRNPIAGIAAAFAGVSGGYSANLLIGTLDPILSGITQQAARIIDPNYVVGIEANWYFMFVSTFLITLLGYFVTEKIVEPRLGELPQDATREKVCLTLKPEEKKALWYAILSGVVLLGIVLACVLPIDSPFRNPTNGSLIGSPFFKGIIFFVFVFFAILGLVYGFVLKTFKNANDCVEAMSKAMQSMSAYLVIIFFAAQFIALFSWSNFGPFLAIQGANFLKALDLNAGLLLIGFVLISASINLMISSASAQWALTAPIFVPMLMLLGYSPEVIQVAYRIGDSTTNIITPLMAYLPVILAAAMKYQKDIKIGTLISLMFPYSLVFLIGWCVMLYIWVFVFGLPVGPGSANIYQSAF; the protein is encoded by the coding sequence ATGAAAACACAAAAAACTAGTTTTGTAGATATTTTGAGAAAAATGGGGGATTATGTGCCGAGTGCGGTGGTGCTGTTTGCGTGCTTGATTGCCTTGCTTTTGGTCGCCTCTTGTGTCGCAAGTTTTTTTGAGCTTTCGGTGGCTGATCCAAGAAAACCGGATGCAAGGATTGCTATTATCAATTTGCTGAGCCTCAAAGAATGGGTGCATATTGCTACGAATCTAGTGAGCAATTTTTCTGCTTTTCCACCTTTGGGAACGGTGTTGGTGGCGATGCTTGGTGTGGGGATTGCTGAACAATCAGGGTTTTTGTCTGCTGTGATTCGTGCGATGGTGGTCAATGCACCCAAAAAGCTCATCACCCTTGCTGTTGTGTTTGCAGGGATTATGTCCAATCTTGCATCGGATGTGGGTTATGTCGTGCTGATACCTTTGGCAGGAATGGTGTTTTACTCTGTCGGACGGAATCCTATTGCAGGGATTGCGGCGGCGTTTGCAGGGGTGAGCGGGGGCTATAGTGCCAATCTCTTGATTGGGACTTTGGATCCGATTCTCTCAGGGATTACGCAACAGGCAGCAAGGATCATTGATCCAAACTATGTGGTCGGAATAGAGGCGAATTGGTATTTTATGTTTGTCAGCACATTTTTGATCACTTTGTTGGGTTATTTTGTGACTGAAAAAATTGTTGAACCTCGTTTGGGAGAGCTTCCTCAAGACGCAACGCGAGAGAAGGTTTGTTTGACGCTCAAGCCCGAAGAGAAAAAAGCTTTGTGGTATGCGATATTGAGCGGCGTTGTTTTGTTGGGTATTGTTTTGGCGTGTGTGTTACCGATAGATAGCCCATTTCGCAACCCTACAAATGGATCTTTGATCGGATCACCATTTTTCAAAGGAATCATTTTCTTTGTGTTTGTCTTTTTTGCCATTTTGGGATTGGTGTATGGATTTGTTTTGAAAACCTTCAAAAACGCCAATGACTGCGTTGAGGCGATGTCAAAAGCTATGCAATCAATGAGTGCCTATCTTGTGATTATTTTCTTTGCAGCTCAGTTTATCGCACTCTTTTCTTGGAGTAACTTTGGACCTTTTTTGGCAATCCAAGGGGCGAACTTCCTTAAGGCGTTGGATTTGAATGCAGGTTTGCTTTTGATCGGCTTTGTGCTAATTAGTGCTTCTATCAATCTGATGATTTCCTCAGCTTCTGCCCAATGGGCTTTGACTGCTCCAATCTTTGTGCCGATGTTGATGCTTTTGGGTTATTCGCCTGAAGTGATTCAGGTGGCATACAGAATCGGGGATTCTACGACAAACATCATCACTCCACTGATGGCATATCTACCGGTGATTTTGGCAGCCGCGATGAAATATCAAAAAGACATCAAAATCGGCACCTTGATCTCGCTGATGTTCCCTTATAGCCTTGTCTTTTTGATTGGCTGGTGTGTGATGCTTTATATTTGGGTGTTTGTGTTTGGATTGCCTGTAGGACCTGGCTCTGCAAACATCTATCAGAGTGCGTTTTGA
- the trmA gene encoding tRNA (uridine(54)-C5)-methyltransferase TrmA, with the protein MNCSVFGECGGCSLPLSYADQLDCKLSAFEKLDLGAPQAVFQSPHKGYRARAEFKVYRDEHGLHFAMFAKQKPVIIADCPILLPHLQELLSKLKRLLNQDLAFASKLFAVEVLGVVGGGSLLTLIYHRKLDQEWEAQAKLLAQSLGTILIGRSRSQKVIISQETLLDLVSCQSGRYTFVRYDNSFSQPNPYMNAKMIDFALSCVGANAVDLLELYCGGGNFTLPLSARFRNVFATEVDRTAINALKQNLALNAIQNVFCARMSGEESIQALSFEREFVRLQEVCLRDYDFTHLLVDPPRSGIGDRRMLSFMGRFENIIYISCNPLTLKQDLEILETTHHIQTFVVFDQFPYTHHLECGVWLKKK; encoded by the coding sequence TTGAATTGCTCTGTATTTGGGGAGTGTGGTGGATGCTCATTGCCCCTAAGCTATGCAGATCAGCTTGATTGTAAGCTCAGTGCTTTTGAGAAGCTTGATTTGGGGGCTCCTCAAGCAGTGTTCCAAAGCCCTCACAAAGGCTATAGGGCAAGGGCGGAGTTCAAAGTTTATCGCGATGAGCATGGATTGCATTTTGCAATGTTTGCCAAGCAAAAACCCGTGATCATTGCCGATTGCCCGATTTTGTTGCCCCATTTGCAAGAGCTTCTATCCAAGCTCAAAAGATTGCTAAATCAAGATTTGGCATTTGCCTCCAAGCTTTTTGCGGTAGAGGTTTTGGGCGTTGTTGGTGGGGGGAGTCTGCTCACTTTGATTTATCATCGCAAGTTGGATCAAGAATGGGAGGCACAAGCCAAGCTTCTTGCTCAATCTCTAGGCACGATTCTCATCGGGCGTAGTCGTTCTCAAAAAGTCATCATCTCTCAAGAAACTCTACTAGATCTCGTGTCGTGTCAGAGTGGGCGTTATACTTTTGTGCGTTATGACAATAGTTTCTCACAACCCAACCCCTATATGAATGCCAAAATGATTGATTTTGCCCTATCGTGTGTTGGTGCAAATGCTGTGGATTTGCTAGAGTTGTATTGTGGGGGTGGGAATTTCACGCTTCCCTTGAGTGCGAGGTTTAGAAATGTTTTTGCCACAGAGGTCGATAGGACGGCTATCAATGCCCTCAAGCAAAATCTTGCACTCAATGCCATACAAAATGTCTTTTGTGCGAGAATGAGCGGAGAGGAGAGTATCCAAGCTTTGAGTTTTGAGCGAGAGTTTGTTCGTTTGCAAGAAGTGTGTTTGAGGGATTATGATTTTACGCATTTGCTTGTGGATCCACCAAGAAGTGGAATCGGCGATAGAAGAATGCTAAGCTTTATGGGGCGTTTTGAAAATATTATCTACATTTCTTGCAATCCTTTGACACTCAAACAGGATTTGGAAATCCTTGAAACAACGCACCATATTCAAACTTTTGTCGTTTTTGATCAATTCCCTTACACACATCATTTGGAATGTGGGGTATGGCTGAAGAAAAAGTGA
- a CDS encoding ribonuclease HII: protein MICGIDEAGRGCIGGSLFVCGVAYCDTLISSLNTLPIKDSKKLSEAQREKTAQALLHHSQIHHILVQKTPQEIDSLGLSLCLKLSLEEIMQKMHSQHQITRFIYDGNSTFKAQIPFECTLQTLIKGDMLMHQISSASILAKYAKDQECKELDTLHPNYGFASHSGYCTSLHKAKIAELGLTPAHRRSFKI from the coding sequence ATGATTTGTGGTATCGATGAAGCTGGACGCGGTTGCATAGGAGGGAGTCTTTTTGTATGTGGAGTGGCTTATTGCGATACGCTCATCTCCTCTCTCAACACACTGCCCATCAAAGATAGCAAAAAACTCTCCGAAGCCCAAAGAGAGAAAACCGCACAAGCTCTTTTGCACCACTCTCAAATCCATCACATCTTGGTGCAAAAAACCCCTCAAGAGATTGATTCTCTAGGCTTAAGCCTATGCCTCAAACTCTCTCTTGAAGAGATTATGCAAAAAATGCACTCTCAACACCAAATCACACGCTTCATCTATGATGGAAACTCCACTTTCAAAGCCCAAATTCCTTTTGAATGCACACTGCAAACCCTCATCAAAGGGGATATGCTAATGCACCAAATTTCTTCTGCCTCCATTCTTGCCAAATATGCCAAAGATCAAGAATGCAAAGAGCTAGATACCCTCCACCCCAATTATGGCTTTGCCTCTCATAGTGGCTATTGCACCTCATTGCACAAAGCCAAAATCGCAGAGCTCGGACTCACCCCAGCACACCGCAGAAGTTTTAAGATATAA
- a CDS encoding ATP-binding protein: MHFFSHFYLEQNYHTLPRKQSISSAKTILYGPPKSGKTSLALDFANNSNLSHKKIIYLDCQDPRVSYEEAKSELLKLYLEKKIELLIIKNYTHSFTLPNLDQIIITSQTPIQIPSFRLQQCNYLTLIEYASFCFKNLAPDLMLKNFIKDGNLPQMPFLQEHQKTRTKQEMLQLSLSNDLNLFAQLALFQSQKLTSFQFYTLLKKHLKISKDKTYAFIQSLEEKGLIFFVPHILPNKPKKLYFADFSIPKALHLHHTILPILENMFVLELRALNQEIFYDDFGCFIIPNLGKFLFAPFAQQDFIAQKLSKMPQESIKIITLNFSDHTQGRFWEALNFLEFALGGIE; encoded by the coding sequence ATGCATTTTTTTTCACATTTTTATCTTGAGCAAAACTACCACACACTTCCTAGAAAGCAATCCATCTCTTCAGCCAAAACCATACTCTATGGACCCCCCAAAAGTGGCAAAACCTCTCTTGCTCTAGACTTTGCAAACAACTCCAATCTATCGCACAAAAAAATCATCTATCTAGACTGCCAAGACCCAAGGGTTTCTTATGAAGAGGCAAAAAGCGAACTGCTCAAACTCTATCTCGAAAAAAAGATCGAGCTCCTAATCATCAAAAACTACACCCACTCTTTCACCCTGCCAAACCTAGACCAAATCATCATCACAAGTCAAACACCCATACAAATCCCATCGTTTAGATTGCAGCAATGCAATTACTTGACACTGATTGAATATGCAAGTTTTTGCTTCAAAAACCTTGCTCCAGACCTGATGCTCAAAAACTTCATCAAAGACGGCAACCTCCCTCAAATGCCATTTTTGCAAGAACATCAAAAAACTCGCACCAAACAAGAAATGTTGCAACTCTCTCTATCCAACGATCTGAATCTATTCGCCCAACTTGCCTTATTCCAATCACAGAAGCTCACCTCCTTCCAATTCTACACCCTGCTCAAAAAACACCTCAAAATCTCAAAAGACAAAACCTACGCCTTTATCCAGTCTCTCGAAGAAAAAGGCTTGATTTTTTTTGTGCCACACATTTTGCCCAACAAACCCAAAAAACTCTATTTTGCAGATTTTTCAATCCCCAAAGCCCTGCACCTACACCACACCATCTTGCCCATTCTTGAAAATATGTTTGTTTTGGAGTTACGCGCCCTCAATCAAGAGATTTTCTATGATGATTTTGGGTGCTTCATCATTCCAAATCTTGGGAAATTCCTCTTTGCTCCGTTTGCACAGCAAGACTTCATCGCCCAAAAACTATCCAAAATGCCACAAGAATCCATTAAAATCATCACGCTCAATTTTTCAGATCACACGCAAGGTCGCTTTTGGGAAGCCCTAAACTTCCTTGAGTTTGCACTAGGAGGGATAGAATGA
- the rpsJ gene encoding 30S ribosomal protein S10: MEKIRLKLKAYDHRVLDRSVVAIVEAVKRTGSEIKGPIPLPTKKKRYTVLRSPHVNKDSREQFEIRIHHRIIDIMSATPDTVDSLMSLDLAPEVDVEVVSMGKN; encoded by the coding sequence ATGGAAAAAATTAGATTAAAGCTTAAAGCATATGATCATCGCGTGCTTGACCGATCAGTTGTTGCGATTGTTGAGGCAGTGAAGAGAACGGGATCTGAGATCAAAGGACCCATTCCTTTGCCTACCAAGAAAAAGAGATATACGGTTCTCCGCTCTCCTCACGTCAATAAAGATTCTAGAGAGCAGTTTGAAATCAGAATCCACCATCGAATCATTGACATTATGTCTGCAACCCCAGACACAGTGGATAGTTTGATGAGCTTGGATTTGGCTCCAGAAGTCGATGTAGAAGTTGTTTCTATGGGAAAAAATTAA
- the rplC gene encoding 50S ribosomal protein L3: MEFIVQKIGMSRTIGSSSTAVTLLKVLDAKVCSLREDGKALVAYAQGKEMNKAIEGQQKKYSLSKEFNRFATLKVQNQEIGDLDTSVLAESKVVKTTFKTKGRGFSGAMKRWNFQGGPAAHGSRFHRRLGSIGNREWPGRVQPGKKMAGHYGNEQVSAKNEIVSFDKDNGILVLKGSVAGFNNAYGKIKVVG, translated from the coding sequence ATGGAATTTATCGTTCAAAAAATCGGTATGAGCCGAACAATCGGATCTTCAAGCACCGCAGTGACACTTTTGAAAGTGTTGGATGCGAAAGTGTGCAGTTTGCGTGAAGATGGAAAAGCGTTGGTTGCCTATGCTCAAGGGAAAGAAATGAATAAAGCCATTGAGGGGCAACAAAAAAAATACAGCTTGAGCAAGGAGTTCAATCGTTTTGCGACTTTGAAAGTGCAAAATCAAGAGATTGGCGATCTTGATACAAGTGTTTTGGCGGAGAGTAAGGTTGTCAAAACAACTTTCAAGACAAAAGGGCGTGGCTTTAGTGGTGCGATGAAGCGTTGGAATTTTCAAGGTGGTCCAGCAGCACACGGAAGCCGTTTCCATAGGAGATTGGGATCAATCGGAAATCGCGAATGGCCAGGACGCGTTCAGCCGGGCAAAAAGATGGCAGGACATTATGGTAATGAGCAAGTGAGTGCTAAAAATGAAATTGTCTCTTTTGACAAAGACAATGGGATTTTGGTGCTTAAAGGCTCTGTTGCGGGATTTAATAACGCATACGGAAAAATTAAAGTAGTAGGATAA
- the rplD gene encoding 50S ribosomal protein L4 → MMKALVLDQKMKKTSEVALPERYNEIHEHNLYLYVKSYLASLRANSADAKTRGQVSGGGKKPWAQKGGGRARAGSITSPVFVGGGVSHGPSNNKNYNLKINKKQKRLALEFALKQKADAGKLYIVDSVAIASGKTKDAYNAFKALGERSTLFVSQMSDEPTFLAYRNLKQCYLADSNELNAYLVAAFRSVVIEKAVFDEIVKEG, encoded by the coding sequence ATAATGAAGGCATTAGTGTTAGATCAGAAAATGAAAAAAACAAGTGAAGTTGCATTGCCTGAACGCTACAATGAGATTCACGAGCATAATCTCTATCTTTATGTCAAGTCTTATCTTGCATCTTTGCGTGCAAATAGTGCAGATGCAAAGACTAGAGGGCAAGTGAGTGGTGGAGGCAAAAAGCCTTGGGCTCAAAAAGGCGGCGGTCGTGCGAGAGCGGGAAGTATCACTTCTCCTGTATTTGTAGGTGGTGGTGTGTCTCACGGACCAAGCAATAACAAAAACTACAATCTCAAAATCAACAAAAAGCAAAAGCGTTTGGCACTTGAGTTTGCTTTGAAACAAAAGGCTGATGCAGGGAAACTTTATATTGTTGATTCTGTGGCGATTGCTAGTGGAAAAACAAAAGATGCTTACAATGCTTTCAAGGCTTTGGGCGAGAGAAGCACATTGTTTGTTTCTCAAATGAGTGATGAGCCTACATTCTTGGCATATAGAAATCTCAAGCAATGTTATTTGGCTGATTCCAATGAGCTTAATGCTTATTTGGTTGCTGCTTTTAGGTCTGTAGTGATTGAAAAAGCGGTGTTTGATGAAATTGTGAAGGAAGGGTAA
- a CDS encoding 50S ribosomal protein L23, producing the protein MADITDIKSILYTEKSLALQESGVLVVQTSPKVSKNQLKQVFKEYFGFTPVRINSLKQSGKTKRFKGKEGKRADYKKFYVKLPEGAKIDSLAV; encoded by the coding sequence ATGGCAGATATAACAGATATCAAATCAATTTTATATACAGAAAAGTCATTAGCTCTTCAAGAGAGTGGTGTTTTGGTTGTTCAGACTTCTCCTAAAGTCAGCAAAAATCAACTTAAACAAGTGTTTAAAGAGTATTTTGGTTTCACTCCTGTGAGAATCAACTCACTCAAACAAAGTGGAAAAACGAAGAGATTTAAAGGCAAGGAGGGCAAGAGAGCAGATTACAAAAAATTCTATGTCAAATTGCCTGAAGGTGCAAAAATCGATTCGTTGGCAGTATAA
- the rplB gene encoding 50S ribosomal protein L2 — translation MAIKTYKPYTPSRRFMSNLSSKDITSKPSVRSLLVKLPVSAGRNNNGRITSRHKEGGAKKLYRIIDFKRNKFNIEGKVAAIEYDPYRNCRIALVVYPDGEKRYIIRPSALNVGDSVLSAEGGLDIKVGFAMKLKNIPIGTIVHNIEMHPGAGGQLARSAGASAQIMGREGKYTTLRMPSGEMRYILDECMATVGVVGNEDFINISIGKAGRNRHRGIRPQTRGSAMNPVDHPHGGGEGKTGSSGHPVSPWGTPAKGYKTRRKKASDRLIISRRKK, via the coding sequence ATGGCAATTAAAACTTACAAACCCTATACGCCAAGCCGGCGTTTTATGTCCAATCTTAGTTCCAAGGACATTACATCAAAACCAAGCGTGAGAAGTTTGCTTGTCAAGCTTCCAGTCAGTGCAGGAAGAAACAACAATGGACGCATCACAAGTCGTCACAAAGAGGGTGGAGCAAAAAAACTTTATAGAATCATTGACTTCAAACGCAATAAGTTTAATATCGAAGGCAAAGTCGCAGCTATCGAGTATGATCCTTATAGAAATTGTCGCATTGCTTTGGTGGTTTATCCAGATGGCGAGAAACGCTATATTATCCGCCCAAGTGCTTTGAATGTAGGTGATAGCGTTTTGTCTGCAGAGGGTGGTCTAGACATCAAAGTGGGTTTTGCAATGAAGCTCAAAAATATTCCTATCGGAACCATTGTGCATAATATCGAGATGCACCCGGGAGCAGGTGGGCAACTTGCAAGGAGTGCAGGAGCAAGTGCACAAATTATGGGGCGTGAAGGCAAATACACAACTCTCAGAATGCCAAGTGGCGAGATGAGATACATTCTTGATGAGTGTATGGCAACTGTCGGTGTTGTGGGCAATGAAGATTTTATCAATATTAGCATTGGTAAAGCAGGACGCAATCGTCACAGAGGGATTCGTCCTCAGACAAGAGGTAGTGCGATGAACCCAGTGGATCACCCACATGGTGGTGGTGAAGGTAAGACGGGCTCTAGTGGTCATCCAGTTTCTCCGTGGGGGACACCAGCGAAGGGCTACAAAACTAGACGCAAAAAAGCAAGCGATCGCTTAATTATCTCTAGAAGAAAAAAGTAA
- the rpsS gene encoding 30S ribosomal protein S19, whose protein sequence is MARSVKKGPFVDESLMKKVLKAKETKDSKPIKTWSRRSMVLPDMIGLTFNVHNGRAFVPVYVTENHVGYKLGEFAPTRTFKGHKGSVQKKIGK, encoded by the coding sequence ATGGCTAGATCAGTAAAAAAAGGTCCTTTTGTTGATGAGAGCTTGATGAAAAAAGTTCTCAAAGCAAAAGAAACAAAAGATAGCAAACCAATTAAAACTTGGTCACGCAGAAGTATGGTTTTGCCCGATATGATCGGACTGACTTTTAATGTTCATAATGGTCGTGCATTTGTGCCTGTATATGTGACAGAAAACCATGTGGGATATAAGCTTGGTGAATTTGCACCTACACGCACTTTTAAAGGACACAAAGGTAGTGTCCAAAAGAAAATCGGTAAGTAA
- the rplV gene encoding 50S ribosomal protein L22, whose translation MSKALLRYIRLSPTKARLVAREVQGMNAELALASLEFTPNKAAKIIAKVIASAVANGGYEPQSVIVKSCRVDAGPVLRRFMPRARGRATPIRKPTSHILVEVAMASKEKKMKKEGK comes from the coding sequence ATGAGTAAAGCATTATTGAGATACATTCGACTTTCTCCTACAAAAGCTAGATTGGTAGCTAGGGAGGTGCAAGGAATGAATGCAGAACTTGCACTTGCAAGTCTTGAATTCACTCCAAACAAAGCAGCAAAGATCATTGCCAAAGTGATTGCGTCAGCTGTTGCAAACGGAGGTTATGAGCCTCAATCTGTGATTGTGAAATCTTGTAGAGTGGATGCAGGTCCAGTGCTAAGAAGATTTATGCCAAGAGCAAGAGGAAGAGCCACACCTATTCGCAAACCAACTTCTCATATTTTGGTAGAAGTGGCAATGGCTTCTAAAGAGAAAAAAATGAAGAAAGAGGGCAAGTAA
- the rpsC gene encoding 30S ribosomal protein S3, whose amino-acid sequence MGQKVNPIGLRLGINRNWTSRWFPGSQITPSSILEDHKIRKFLKKELYYAGVSEIIIEKAAKKLRVTVVAARPGLIIGKKGADIEKVKETLKKIVQKEVAINIKEVKRPQADAQLAAESVATQLERRVAFRRAMKKVMQAAMKSGAKGIKVKVSGRLAGAEMARTEWYMEGRVPLHTLRAKIDYGFAEAMTTYGIIGVKVWIFKGEVLHKGIQVEKKEEATREERPKTRRGRQ is encoded by the coding sequence ATGGGACAAAAAGTTAATCCGATTGGTTTAAGACTAGGAATTAATAGAAATTGGACTTCAAGATGGTTTCCAGGTTCTCAAATTACTCCTAGTAGTATTTTGGAAGATCACAAGATCAGAAAGTTCTTGAAAAAGGAACTTTATTATGCAGGTGTTAGTGAGATTATCATCGAAAAAGCGGCAAAAAAATTGAGAGTGACTGTTGTTGCTGCACGACCAGGGCTTATCATTGGCAAAAAGGGTGCAGATATTGAAAAAGTCAAAGAAACCCTCAAAAAGATTGTGCAAAAAGAAGTAGCAATCAACATCAAAGAAGTGAAGCGTCCTCAAGCTGATGCTCAACTTGCAGCAGAAAGCGTAGCTACTCAACTTGAGCGTCGTGTTGCTTTTAGGCGTGCGATGAAAAAGGTAATGCAAGCAGCGATGAAATCTGGTGCCAAGGGTATCAAAGTCAAAGTTTCAGGTCGTTTGGCAGGAGCTGAAATGGCTAGGACAGAGTGGTATATGGAAGGAAGAGTGCCTCTCCATACACTTAGAGCCAAGATTGATTATGGCTTTGCAGAGGCGATGACAACTTATGGAATCATTGGTGTTAAAGTTTGGATTTTCAAAGGTGAAGTGCTTCACAAGGGAATCCAAGTAGAGAAAAAGGAAGAGGCAACAAGAGAAGAGCGCCCAAAAACTAGAAGAGGGAGACAATAA
- the rplP gene encoding 50S ribosomal protein L16, translated as MLMPKRTKYRKQQKGRNRGKSFRGCNLAFGNIGIKAVEHGRIDSRQIEAARIAMTRHIKRAGKVWIRVFPDKPLTAKPLETRMGKGKGAVDKWVMNIKPGRIIYEMIGIDEATARDALALAQSKLPFKTKIVTSESENEIY; from the coding sequence ATGTTGATGCCAAAACGAACAAAATATAGAAAACAACAAAAAGGACGCAACAGAGGGAAGTCTTTTAGGGGTTGCAACCTTGCTTTTGGAAATATTGGGATTAAAGCAGTAGAGCACGGCAGAATCGATTCGCGTCAGATTGAAGCCGCAAGGATTGCGATGACCCGTCATATCAAAAGAGCAGGTAAGGTTTGGATTCGTGTATTCCCTGATAAGCCTTTGACAGCCAAGCCTCTTGAAACAAGGATGGGTAAAGGTAAGGGCGCAGTGGATAAGTGGGTGATGAACATTAAACCCGGAAGAATCATTTATGAAATGATTGGGATTGATGAGGCAACAGCTAGAGATGCTTTGGCATTGGCTCAAAGCAAATTGCCTTTCAAAACAAAAATTGTAACTAGTGAGAGTGAAAATGAAATTTATTGA
- the rpmC gene encoding 50S ribosomal protein L29 produces MKFIDLKEKSSKELNELLKEKKTALFELKLKLKTMQLTNPSEIKGVRKDIARINTAISAKKD; encoded by the coding sequence ATGAAATTTATTGATTTGAAAGAGAAAAGCAGCAAGGAGCTCAATGAGCTTCTTAAGGAGAAAAAAACAGCGTTGTTTGAGCTTAAGCTCAAACTCAAAACAATGCAATTGACTAACCCTAGTGAAATCAAAGGTGTTCGCAAAGATATCGCTAGAATCAATACTGCCATTAGTGCAAAAAAGGATTAA
- the rpsQ gene encoding 30S ribosomal protein S17 produces the protein MIAKEPHKRIIQGKVVSKAGDKSVVILVERKVVHPKYRKIVKRFKKYTIHDENNSVKVGDVISAIECKPISKTKTFNLQNIVSVGV, from the coding sequence ATGATCGCCAAAGAACCACATAAAAGAATTATTCAGGGAAAAGTCGTAAGCAAGGCAGGGGATAAAAGTGTTGTGATTTTGGTGGAGCGTAAAGTGGTCCATCCAAAATACCGCAAGATTGTTAAAAGGTTTAAGAAATACACTATTCACGATGAAAACAATAGTGTCAAAGTCGGCGATGTGATTAGCGCTATTGAGTGCAAGCCTATCTCAAAGACAAAAACTTTTAACTTGCAAAATATTGTTTCTGTAGGAGTGTAA
- the rplN gene encoding 50S ribosomal protein L14, with the protein MIQSFTRLNVADNSGAKEIMCIKVLGGSHRRYATVGDVIVASVKKAIPNGKVKKGQVVKAVVVRTKKEIQREDGSLVRFDDNAAVILDAKREPIGTRIFGPVSREVRYANFMKIVSLAPEVL; encoded by the coding sequence ATGATTCAAAGTTTTACTCGATTGAATGTTGCAGACAATAGTGGTGCAAAAGAGATTATGTGTATCAAGGTTTTGGGTGGAAGTCATCGACGCTATGCCACTGTTGGAGATGTCATTGTGGCATCTGTAAAAAAAGCCATTCCAAATGGAAAGGTCAAAAAAGGTCAAGTGGTCAAAGCTGTCGTTGTGCGAACCAAAAAGGAAATCCAAAGAGAAGATGGCTCTCTTGTGCGTTTTGATGATAATGCAGCTGTTATCTTGGATGCGAAGCGTGAGCCAATCGGAACAAGGATTTTTGGTCCAGTTAGTAGAGAAGTGCGATATGCCAATTTTATGAAGATCGTATCGTTAGCTCCGGAGGTATTGTAG